A window of uncultured Methanoregula sp. genomic DNA:
GCGAGCGCCCTTTCTCAACCCAGTAATCATCAACATATTCGAAATTTTCTGGAAGATCGGCTTCCGTGAGCGGACCGTCCCGATCAAAATCATATTCTTCGATAACAATTTTTTCGGGGCTTTTCAAGAAATTGAAATACCGGAGGTACGATGATGTATGTTTTTTGGGTGCCGGTACCTCTTGCTGTTCAGCTTCGGGATCCGGTTCTTTACTGTCCTCCCCTTCAGGATGAGTTTTTTGGGTTAGTGAATTGAAAAAACCTGGTATCCGCATGGTAGAGATCCTCTCCCGAAGATGCAATTTCTCCCGGTAAATAAATCGGGAGAGCATTGTATAATAATATAACCTCAAAATCATCAGGGGTTCAGAATTAGCTCTTGCCACTAGCCGGCAAGGACAGGTATATTTATCATACAGCGGTTAAAGTTCCTTGCAGGTACAGCAGGGTTCATCGTTGACGAGGTTAGCTGATGCAGGACACTATGAAACAGAAAACACCCACCGGGATTTCGTCCCTCGATCCGATTCTCAACGGGGGAGTACCCCGGGGATCGGTGATTCTCCTCCTGGGGGACATCGGAGCCGGGAGCTACGAATTCACGTACAGCTCGATAGCAAGCGTACTGGATCTCATAAAAGAGCATACAGATCCCCCGGATGCCCAGGTTCCTGATGAGATCCGTTACATCACGTTTACCCGGGTCAAGGAAGATGTCCAGAAGGAGATGATCAACTCGTTCAATTTCGAAGGTCTTGACCAGCTTGTCAGTGAGATCAAGTTTGACGATCTCTCCGAACTGTATTTCGATAACAGCGTTGTACCTGATGAATGGTACAGCCACAGCGATATCATTACCCGGCTCCAGAACCGGGCCGGAAAGGAGGGCATCCTTCTCCAGCTCTCCAATGTCATCAACAATATCAAGCCCAACAGCCTTGTCGTACTTGACTCTATCACCGACATTGCAACCCAGTCCGCAATTCCCAATATCTGGTTGAACCTGACCGGCTTCCTGCGGGGCCTGCAGCGGATCTCCAAGCAGCGGGGAATCACCACCTATCTCCTGCTCAGCCAGGGAATCCTCGACTCCTCGCAGGAGAAGGAACTGGCGGATATTGCCGATGCCGTCCTGCTTTTCCGGTGGGAAGAGACGACCGGTGCCCGGCGTCAGCGCGTGATGTATTTTGAGAAGTTCCGGGGTGTCATGCCTCACCTGGAAGAACGGGATCTCGTGAAATTTGCCGTGAAGATCTCGACCCAGGAAGGGTTTGAAGTGAGGAATATCCGGGTGGTCATATGAACATGGAGCGGGTTAAAGTCGGAATCGTTGGTCTCGATGATATGCTGGGAGGTGGGCTGATCGCGGGAAGCATCTGTTCAATTATCGGCACCTATGGTACCGGCAAGACTACATTCTCTCTGGAGTTTGTGTGGGATGGTCTCAAGAAGGGTGAGAGCATCATTTACATCAGTCTCGAAGAGCGGGAGGAACGCATCCTGCTTTATATGAAACAGAAAGGCTGGGATGTTGAACCGTTCCTGAACAAGACCCTGTACGTGATCAAGCTCGATCCTACCGATTTCAATCTTGCAAACAACCGGATCAAGAACGAGCTGCCCAAACTCATCCAGAAAGTGAAGGCAACGAGAGTTGTTATCGATCCTATCTCGCTTTTCGAAGATCTCTTCACCACCGATTCCGAGCGCCGCCAGGAGATGTTCCGGTTCATCGAGGGGCTTCGCGACAAACAATGTACCATTGTGATGACTTCCGAGACCGACAGGGACAATGTCTTCTCAAGCCGTCATGCACTGATTGAATATCTGTCCGATACGGTGATCCTGCTCCGCTATGTCCGCCCGTCCGACCTGAGCGATGTCCACCTGGCTCTCGAAGTGGTAAAAATGCGGATGTCCGCCCATTCGCGGGAGATCAAACCCTACGACCTGATGCAGGACCGGGTGGATGTATATTCAGAAGCAAATGTCTTCTGATTCCCGTCTTTTTTTATAACGTTATTCCGAGGATATTGAGCAGAATAAGAATCAGGACGCCGGGGAGCCCCCCGACTGCACAGATGAGAATCGTTGCGAGATTATAACCAAGATCCGGCTTGCCGATCCACTGCATCACGTGGAGCGTATTGAGCAGGAAGAGGCAGACTATTCCCAGGACTGCGTTCACGAGCAGCATCGCGGTTTTTTTGACAAGGAACCAGACGATAGCAACGATCAGGACGATCAGAATGGCTGCAATAAGGTAATCTGCCATGGTTTTTCCTATTTACCAATGATATGCTGATTATTAATTTTTATTG
This region includes:
- a CDS encoding KaiC domain-containing protein, which codes for MNMERVKVGIVGLDDMLGGGLIAGSICSIIGTYGTGKTTFSLEFVWDGLKKGESIIYISLEEREERILLYMKQKGWDVEPFLNKTLYVIKLDPTDFNLANNRIKNELPKLIQKVKATRVVIDPISLFEDLFTTDSERRQEMFRFIEGLRDKQCTIVMTSETDRDNVFSSRHALIEYLSDTVILLRYVRPSDLSDVHLALEVVKMRMSAHSREIKPYDLMQDRVDVYSEANVF
- a CDS encoding pro-sigmaK processing inhibitor BofA family protein, producing MADYLIAAILIVLIVAIVWFLVKKTAMLLVNAVLGIVCLFLLNTLHVMQWIGKPDLGYNLATILICAVGGLPGVLILILLNILGITL